Proteins from one Selenihalanaerobacter shriftii genomic window:
- a CDS encoding threonine/serine exporter family protein: MAQKKVLLLVSLMGETLLKNGAETYRVEETVRRIGNAYDFVKTEVFALPTGIFISLEDQAGDSWTRIKRIKYQTTNLQKVALVNNLSRQITAKNLNLDQAWLKLEEINQFKTSYSEVTFYLAAGIGSLTFSYLVYGLGYELIPTFLGALLLEFWLRSSNINKFMSEVVGGVIAATVGVSTSYFLPALDPNAIILGIVILLVPGVAVTNAARDIINGDALSGIVRGMNALLTALAIALGVSSILGINILF; this comes from the coding sequence ATGGCACAGAAAAAAGTACTACTTTTAGTCAGTTTAATGGGAGAGACATTACTTAAGAATGGAGCAGAAACTTATCGAGTTGAAGAAACTGTAAGAAGGATAGGGAATGCCTATGATTTTGTTAAGACTGAAGTTTTTGCTCTACCAACAGGAATATTCATTTCATTAGAAGACCAAGCAGGAGATAGTTGGACTAGAATTAAAAGGATTAAATATCAGACTACTAACCTACAAAAGGTAGCATTAGTGAATAATCTTTCTCGGCAAATTACTGCTAAAAACCTTAATTTAGATCAAGCTTGGTTGAAGTTAGAAGAGATAAATCAATTTAAAACCAGTTATTCAGAAGTTACTTTTTATTTAGCTGCAGGAATAGGTAGTTTAACTTTTTCTTATCTAGTATATGGCTTGGGTTATGAATTAATCCCTACATTTTTAGGTGCGCTATTACTTGAGTTTTGGCTTAGAAGCAGTAATATTAATAAATTTATGTCTGAAGTAGTTGGAGGAGTAATAGCAGCAACAGTAGGTGTTAGTACTAGTTATTTTCTTCCTGCTTTAGATCCTAATGCAATCATTTTAGGAATCGTAATTTTATTAGTACCAGGAGTAGCAGTTACTAATGCTGCTAGAGATATTATTAATGGAGATGCTTTGTCTGGAATTGTAAGAGGTATGAATGCTTTGTTGACAGCATTAGCAATAGCATTAGGAGTAAGTTCAATTTTAGGAATTAATATTTTATTTTAA
- a CDS encoding bifunctional aspartate transaminase/aspartate 4-decarboxylase, whose translation MNLNKEALAPGLTYEQELEYMKLSPFEVTGILKDKAENACQRLISQGKECEVLNAGRGNPNFLNTIGRKAFAKLVLFATEMAGKDTKKNSLGWRPNKRRIAEELDIYLKEDGSEEALFLKDAINYAESILELNPNDFVFELTDAALGDFYPDPPIIYPNIGKIVDNYLTDVIMPNNRPAGEFSLFATEGATEAMVYSFKSLKENHIIHPGDWIATITPIFAPYLEIPVLESYKLINVKIKESEDMEWQIPNKELKKLEDERIKILFLVNPTNPTSVGISRQTINKIADLVNTKRQDLIIITDTVYANFVDDFYSLVSVIPKNTLCIYSYSKYFGVTGWRLGVIMLYEGNVIDRLIANHPDDIKHKLNERYGIISTEPEKIKFIDRLEMDSRDVALAHTGGLSGPQQAIMCIFSLFNLMDYGRAYENSIKKILDDRIQTLYTYFPGGYQYLKGSNKTHYYSLINIVTLAKEKYGKDFSKYLTEKFVALDFITKLASERAIICLPGAGFAGPEWTLRVSLANLCNQDYLKIGKAIIETLEDYYKYYQKN comes from the coding sequence ATGAATTTAAATAAAGAAGCTTTAGCTCCAGGACTCACTTATGAGCAAGAATTAGAGTATATGAAACTAAGTCCTTTTGAAGTGACGGGCATATTAAAAGATAAGGCTGAAAATGCATGTCAGCGACTTATATCTCAAGGAAAAGAATGTGAAGTTTTGAATGCAGGCAGAGGAAACCCCAACTTTTTGAATACAATAGGCAGAAAGGCTTTTGCTAAGTTAGTCTTATTTGCTACAGAAATGGCAGGTAAAGATACTAAAAAAAATTCTTTAGGATGGAGACCAAATAAGAGAAGAATAGCTGAAGAGTTAGATATTTATTTAAAAGAGGATGGGAGTGAAGAGGCACTTTTTTTAAAAGATGCAATTAATTATGCAGAATCTATCCTTGAGTTAAATCCTAATGATTTTGTATTTGAATTAACTGATGCTGCTTTAGGTGATTTCTATCCCGATCCTCCAATAATCTATCCTAATATTGGGAAGATAGTTGATAATTATCTTACAGATGTTATTATGCCTAATAATAGACCAGCTGGTGAATTTAGTCTATTTGCCACAGAAGGTGCTACGGAGGCTATGGTCTATTCGTTTAAATCATTAAAAGAAAATCATATTATTCATCCTGGAGACTGGATTGCTACGATTACACCTATCTTTGCTCCATATTTAGAAATTCCAGTTTTAGAGAGTTATAAATTAATTAATGTAAAGATTAAAGAAAGTGAAGATATGGAATGGCAGATTCCAAATAAAGAGCTTAAGAAGTTAGAAGATGAACGAATAAAGATCCTCTTTTTAGTTAATCCAACTAACCCAACATCAGTAGGAATTAGCCGTCAAACTATTAATAAGATAGCTGACTTAGTAAATACTAAACGGCAAGACTTAATTATTATTACAGATACAGTTTATGCTAATTTTGTAGATGATTTTTATTCTTTAGTTAGTGTAATACCCAAAAATACTTTATGTATTTATTCATATTCTAAATACTTTGGAGTGACCGGATGGCGATTAGGGGTTATTATGCTTTATGAGGGTAATGTAATTGACCGACTTATTGCTAACCACCCCGATGATATAAAACACAAGTTAAATGAACGATATGGTATAATCTCTACTGAACCAGAGAAGATTAAATTTATAGATCGTTTAGAAATGGATAGTCGAGATGTTGCTTTAGCACATACTGGTGGCTTGTCTGGACCTCAACAGGCTATTATGTGTATATTTTCATTATTTAATCTGATGGACTATGGTAGAGCATATGAGAATTCTATAAAAAAAATATTAGATGATCGTATTCAGACCTTATATACTTATTTTCCGGGAGGATATCAATATTTAAAAGGAAGTAATAAAACTCATTATTATTCATTGATTAATATCGTTACTTTGGCTAAAGAAAAGTATGGGAAAGACTTTTCTAAATATTTAACCGAAAAATTTGTAGCTCTCGATTTTATTACTAAATTAGCTTCCGAGAGGGCCATAATCTGTTTACCAGGAGCAGGATTTGCTGGACCTGAGTGGACATTACGTGTATCACTAGCTAATTTATGTAATCAAGATTATTTAAAAATTGGTAAAGCTATTATTGAAACTTTAGAAGATTATTATAAATATTATCAGAAGAATTAA
- a CDS encoding DUF421 domain-containing protein yields the protein MKIIIEIIIQTILAFFSILFFTRILGKQQIAQLSFHDYVNGITFGSIAATMTTDFNQRTWHYLLGLTLFAILTFLMEWITLKSRKARKVIEGEPLILVHNGKILEDNMKKARFNLKELNSQLRSKDIFNVDQVQYAILETDGSVSVMPKPEYKSVTVQDMGISFSPEAIPTSVIIEGKLILPNLKQHGLSRAWLKEQIQTHGVNDLQEVFTAAYDPIKQKLYIDLYEDDLGKDKVDISETYNTKDQS from the coding sequence ATGAAAATTATTATTGAAATAATAATTCAAACAATATTAGCTTTCTTTTCTATTCTATTCTTTACTAGAATTTTAGGGAAACAACAAATTGCCCAATTAAGCTTTCATGATTATGTTAATGGTATCACCTTTGGTTCTATTGCTGCAACTATGACTACAGATTTTAATCAACGTACTTGGCATTACTTATTAGGACTGACCTTATTTGCTATTTTAACTTTTTTAATGGAATGGATTACACTTAAAAGTCGTAAAGCACGAAAAGTAATAGAAGGGGAACCGCTAATATTAGTTCATAATGGTAAAATATTAGAAGATAATATGAAAAAAGCCCGTTTTAATTTAAAAGAATTGAATTCTCAATTAAGAAGTAAAGATATATTCAATGTAGATCAGGTTCAATATGCCATCTTAGAAACAGATGGGAGTGTAAGTGTCATGCCTAAGCCAGAGTATAAATCGGTCACTGTTCAGGATATGGGTATAAGCTTTTCTCCAGAAGCTATACCTACTTCGGTTATTATTGAAGGTAAGTTAATTTTACCTAATCTTAAACAACATGGCCTAAGTCGAGCCTGGTTAAAAGAGCAGATTCAAACCCATGGAGTTAATGATCTTCAAGAGGTATTTACGGCAGCTTATGATCCTATTAAACAAAAACTATATATTGATCTTTATGAAGATGATTTAGGCAAAGATAAAGTTGATATTAGTGAAACATATAATACTAAGGATCAATCTTGA
- a CDS encoding sensor domain-containing protein: protein MKYKEYKRSIISAVITFILIIGFNVVHYFIAEEVELMEILLEIGFGVVLGVIIWWGSLQYDKFKLSSQRLKDYQKQLEHILNNVEAIIWSIDLKEDKVFISEDCKDKCGLTYRAFIDASDFWKKIIHPDDLELINKQSDELLSGETINVEHRIKDSNREVHWVKTSITPSLDSNNEMYKLDGIMVDITKRKQMEEKITHMAYHDSLTNLPNRNLLNEELNKLLKEAKNNQEKLAIIFLDLDRFKLVNDTIGHDAGDLVLKKAAKRLIECTREDDIVSRFGGDEFVIIMKEIERKQVKKVVNRIIREFSKPLNINEYEIIITPSIGISVYPEDGNNVDELIRYADIAMYSNKNEKKVDYKFYDSNLNVILLQKAKIENRLRNAIENNELRLHYQPQVNLNTGEVIGVEALIRWQNSELGHVSPGEFIPIAEESGLIKPIGKWVLQTACKQNKAWQDAGLPPMNMSVNVSRSQLFNKGFLNTVNQVIERTQLDPKYLELEITESSRNDIEELISMLKQLKEIGFKIALDDFGTGYSSLSILDDIPLDNLKIDRSFIQDISKDKNKTALVKNIINIGNDLNLNIIAEGIETTEQHNFLKQNNCNIGQGYLFERPVSGEKIEQLLNVNKVS, encoded by the coding sequence ATGAAGTATAAAGAATATAAACGAAGTATAATTAGTGCAGTAATTACTTTCATTTTAATAATAGGCTTTAATGTTGTTCATTATTTTATTGCTGAAGAAGTTGAATTGATGGAAATATTACTTGAAATAGGTTTTGGTGTTGTATTAGGTGTAATAATTTGGTGGGGTAGTCTGCAATATGATAAGTTCAAATTATCTTCTCAACGATTAAAAGATTATCAAAAACAGTTAGAACATATTCTTAATAATGTAGAAGCAATTATTTGGTCTATTGATTTAAAAGAAGATAAAGTCTTTATTTCCGAAGATTGTAAGGATAAATGTGGTCTTACATATCGTGCTTTTATAGATGCATCAGATTTTTGGAAAAAAATTATTCATCCTGATGATTTAGAATTAATTAATAAACAAAGTGATGAATTATTGTCAGGAGAAACAATTAATGTTGAACATCGCATAAAGGATTCTAATAGAGAAGTTCATTGGGTTAAGACTAGCATAACACCTAGTTTAGATTCAAATAATGAAATGTATAAACTTGATGGTATTATGGTAGATATAACGAAACGAAAGCAAATGGAAGAAAAGATTACCCATATGGCTTATCATGATTCATTAACTAACTTACCTAACCGGAACTTGTTAAATGAAGAACTTAATAAATTATTAAAAGAAGCTAAAAATAATCAGGAAAAATTAGCCATTATATTTCTTGATTTAGATCGTTTTAAATTAGTTAATGATACGATTGGACATGATGCTGGAGATCTAGTATTAAAAAAAGCAGCAAAAAGATTAATTGAATGTACACGTGAAGATGATATAGTAAGTAGATTTGGTGGCGATGAATTTGTTATTATAATGAAAGAAATTGAGAGAAAACAAGTTAAAAAGGTAGTTAATAGAATTATTCGTGAATTTTCTAAGCCACTTAATATAAATGAGTATGAAATAATTATAACTCCTAGTATTGGGATTAGTGTTTATCCAGAGGATGGCAATAATGTAGATGAACTAATTAGATACGCTGATATAGCAATGTATTCAAATAAGAATGAGAAAAAAGTTGACTATAAGTTTTATGACTCTAATTTAAATGTAATACTTTTACAAAAGGCTAAAATAGAAAATAGATTAAGAAATGCAATAGAGAATAATGAACTTAGACTTCATTATCAGCCACAAGTAAATTTAAATACAGGTGAAGTTATAGGAGTAGAAGCATTAATTCGTTGGCAGAATTCTGAATTAGGACATGTTTCTCCTGGAGAATTCATTCCAATAGCAGAAGAGTCGGGTCTTATTAAACCTATTGGCAAGTGGGTTCTACAGACTGCCTGTAAACAGAATAAAGCTTGGCAAGATGCTGGTCTACCTCCGATGAATATGTCAGTAAATGTTTCTAGGAGTCAACTTTTTAATAAAGGATTTCTAAATACTGTAAATCAAGTAATAGAAAGAACTCAGCTTGATCCTAAATATTTAGAATTAGAAATTACTGAAAGTAGTAGAAATGATATAGAAGAATTAATTTCTATGTTAAAGCAGTTAAAAGAGATAGGATTTAAGATAGCTTTAGATGATTTTGGAACTGGTTATTCATCATTAAGTATTTTGGATGATATTCCTCTAGATAATTTAAAGATTGATCGGAGTTTCATTCAAGATATTTCAAAAGATAAAAACAAAACAGCACTTGTAAAGAATATAATTAACATAGGTAATGATTTAAATCTTAATATAATTGCGGAAGGTATAGAAACTACAGAACAACATAACTTTTTAAAACAAAATAATTGTAATATTGGACAAGGGTATTTATTTGAACGGCCAGTGTCAGGTGAAAAGATAGAACAATTATTAAATGTTAATAAGGTAAGTTGA
- a CDS encoding threonine/serine exporter family protein: MVIKILNVFLATIAFGIIFKLPKKALFNAGLAGVLGWAAYNFALGYADNQIFASFIGVVVITIIAEVSARLLKEPATLFIVAGIIPLVPGSQAYFTMLNLIEKDYQAAIETGIETLLIAGAMSAGIIFVGILVTLKNKELD, from the coding sequence ATGGTCATAAAGATTTTAAATGTATTTTTAGCTACAATTGCTTTTGGAATTATTTTTAAATTACCTAAAAAAGCATTATTTAATGCTGGATTGGCGGGTGTTTTAGGTTGGGCAGCATATAATTTTGCATTAGGTTATGCTGATAATCAAATATTTGCTAGCTTTATAGGAGTAGTAGTAATTACAATTATAGCTGAGGTTAGTGCTAGATTATTAAAAGAACCAGCCACTTTATTTATAGTAGCAGGGATTATTCCTTTAGTTCCTGGAAGTCAAGCATATTTTACGATGTTAAATTTAATTGAAAAAGATTATCAAGCTGCAATTGAGACAGGTATTGAGACTCTTTTAATTGCTGGAGCTATGTCTGCAGGTATAATCTTTGTAGGGATCTTGGTTACACTAAAAAATAAAGAGCTAGATTGA
- a CDS encoding carbonic anhydrase, whose protein sequence is MINKSEFITAINCMDGRVQVPVIEWLKQEFNSKYVDMITEPGPNLILAESSPETKVNSIKERVEISVEQHGSNLIAVVGHYDCAGNLAEKEEQIKHIKSSIELVKSWGFEVDIIGLWVNKEWQVQKVA, encoded by the coding sequence ATTATTAATAAATCAGAATTTATTACTGCAATTAATTGCATGGACGGGCGTGTGCAAGTCCCAGTAATTGAGTGGTTAAAGCAAGAATTTAATAGTAAGTATGTAGACATGATTACTGAACCAGGACCTAATTTAATCTTAGCAGAAAGTAGTCCTGAAACAAAAGTTAATTCTATTAAAGAACGAGTTGAGATTTCTGTTGAACAACATGGTTCTAACTTAATAGCAGTAGTTGGTCATTATGATTGTGCAGGAAATCTTGCTGAAAAAGAAGAACAGATTAAACATATAAAGAGTTCTATAGAGTTAGTTAAATCTTGGGGGTTTGAGGTTGATATTATAGGTTTGTGGGTTAATAAAGAGTGGCAAGTTCAGAAAGTAGCATAG
- a CDS encoding YwbE family protein — translation MNGKKRKNIKSGLNVSVVQKQDQRSGKLTDGVVKDILTNSATHPHGIKVRLESGVVGRVKSINS, via the coding sequence ATGAATGGAAAGAAACGCAAAAATATAAAGTCTGGACTTAATGTTTCAGTTGTGCAAAAACAAGACCAACGTTCAGGGAAATTAACTGATGGTGTAGTTAAGGATATTTTGACTAACTCTGCTACTCATCCACATGGAATTAAGGTGCGTCTTGAGAGTGGAGTAGTTGGTAGAGTAAAATCTATTAATTCTTAA
- a CDS encoding ABC transporter permease, translated as MNYTAFYTLVKKEILRFIKVSIQTIFAPLISTSLYLIIFSYSFRSKEVLGYSVPYIQFIVPGLMIMGIIQNSFANTSSSLIVSKYQGTIVELLLAPFSHIELSLGMMIGGIARGLAVGTSIYLVSILFYGGTIIHPLLLLLTATIVAGTFSLLGLIAGLWAEKFDHVSIFSNFFITPLTFLSGVFYSVKSLPGIWSKVSLFNPVFYMVDVVRYSFIDQSDIAPSFSLLIISTLFVILLLITTYLFKIGYKIKD; from the coding sequence ATTAATTATACTGCATTCTATACTTTAGTTAAAAAAGAAATATTGCGTTTTATTAAAGTGTCAATTCAGACTATCTTTGCACCATTAATCTCTACTTCACTTTACTTAATTATATTTTCATATTCATTTAGAAGTAAAGAAGTCTTAGGTTATTCAGTACCTTATATTCAATTTATTGTTCCAGGCTTAATGATTATGGGAATAATTCAAAACTCTTTTGCTAATACCTCTTCTTCTTTGATAGTTTCTAAATATCAAGGAACTATTGTTGAGTTATTATTAGCACCTTTTTCTCATATTGAACTAAGTTTAGGAATGATGATTGGGGGAATCGCTAGAGGATTGGCAGTAGGAACTTCAATATATTTAGTTTCTATCTTGTTTTATGGTGGTACAATTATTCATCCTCTGCTTTTATTGCTTACTGCTACAATAGTTGCAGGAACTTTCTCGCTTTTAGGCTTAATTGCCGGGCTGTGGGCAGAAAAGTTTGACCATGTTTCAATTTTTTCTAACTTCTTTATTACCCCTTTAACTTTTTTAAGTGGAGTTTTTTATTCTGTTAAATCATTACCAGGTATTTGGAGTAAAGTTTCATTATTTAACCCGGTCTTTTATATGGTTGATGTAGTAAGATATTCATTTATCGACCAATCAGATATTGCTCCATCTTTCTCATTATTAATTATAAGTACTTTATTTGTAATTCTTTTATTAATTACTACTTACCTATTCAAAATCGGATATAAGATTAAAGATTAA
- a CDS encoding ABC transporter ATP-binding protein, whose amino-acid sequence MTTAIKIENLSKSYGDVQALTNVSLEIKKGEFFGLLGPNGAGKSTLIKIMAGLAHKDSGSITVLGKDVVKNYRFTKQKLGIVPQEVVIDPYFNPRESLRLQSGYFNIKNNEERIDEILTALGLQDKANAYARSLSGGMKRRLLIAKALVHDPEIIVLDEPTAGVDVELRNSMWEYVKKLNNEGKTIILTTHYLEEAEALCDRIAIMDKGHVITVDTKENLINSIDKKIIQLKLDNKISNAPNFLNNYQYEINEEPPQINIELTKENLINFMNQVYKSDLKIKDMDISSARLEDVFLKLTNLGGEKD is encoded by the coding sequence ATGACAACAGCTATTAAAATAGAAAATCTTAGTAAAAGTTATGGTGATGTACAAGCACTGACTAATGTTAGTTTAGAAATAAAGAAAGGAGAATTTTTCGGATTATTAGGACCAAATGGTGCTGGCAAAAGTACCTTAATTAAGATTATGGCTGGCTTAGCCCATAAAGATTCCGGCTCAATTACGGTCTTAGGTAAAGATGTGGTTAAGAATTATAGATTTACTAAACAAAAACTGGGAATAGTACCTCAAGAAGTAGTAATTGATCCTTACTTTAATCCTCGTGAATCTTTAAGGTTACAATCTGGATACTTTAATATTAAAAATAATGAAGAAAGAATCGATGAAATATTAACAGCATTAGGCCTTCAGGATAAGGCTAACGCTTATGCTAGAAGTTTATCTGGAGGAATGAAAAGACGATTACTGATTGCTAAAGCATTAGTTCATGATCCGGAAATAATAGTTTTGGACGAGCCTACTGCTGGAGTTGATGTAGAGTTAAGAAATAGTATGTGGGAATATGTTAAAAAGCTAAATAATGAAGGAAAGACTATTATTTTAACTACTCATTATTTAGAGGAAGCCGAAGCACTTTGTGATAGAATAGCTATTATGGATAAAGGTCATGTGATAACTGTAGATACCAAAGAAAATTTAATTAATTCTATTGATAAAAAGATTATACAACTGAAGTTAGATAACAAGATATCGAATGCACCTAACTTTTTAAATAATTATCAATATGAAATTAACGAAGAACCACCGCAGATCAATATAGAATTAACAAAAGAAAATTTAATTAATTTTATGAATCAAGTCTATAAATCAGATTTAAAAATTAAAGATATGGATATCTCCAGTGCTAGACTAGAGGATGTTTTCTTAAAATTAACCAATTTAGGAGGGGAAAAAGATTAA
- a CDS encoding alpha/beta fold hydrolase produces MKKKVVLVHGYNKNQKDMLVLKENLEELGYDGILVDLPLTFKRIKYCTSIFEKKVDQIIYNLCENEKISLVGHSTGGLVIRNFLSNIKYRDKIDRCVLIATPNQGSQLANIASKLSNTFTNVFKTLDSLHPDNVKDLGLRSLDPIEIGAIAGDKSNLILGKLLPEGNDGRVQVSSVKYEGLKDFIVVSHGHKDIHYNFKTAELVDSFLKKGKFEITL; encoded by the coding sequence GTGAAGAAAAAAGTGGTTTTAGTACATGGCTATAATAAAAATCAAAAAGATATGTTAGTCTTAAAAGAAAATTTGGAAGAGCTAGGTTATGACGGAATTTTAGTTGACTTACCATTAACATTTAAAAGAATTAAATATTGTACTTCTATTTTTGAAAAGAAAGTGGACCAAATTATATATAATTTATGTGAAAATGAAAAAATTAGTCTTGTAGGCCATAGTACAGGTGGATTAGTAATAAGAAATTTTTTATCAAATATAAAATATAGAGATAAAATAGATAGATGCGTTTTAATAGCTACTCCAAATCAAGGAAGTCAATTGGCTAATATAGCTTCAAAATTATCTAATACATTTACTAATGTTTTTAAAACCTTAGATTCATTACATCCTGATAATGTTAAAGATTTAGGATTAAGAAGCTTAGATCCTATTGAAATAGGAGCAATTGCTGGCGACAAGAGTAATCTGATACTAGGAAAGCTATTACCAGAGGGAAATGATGGTAGAGTTCAAGTTAGTTCAGTTAAGTATGAAGGATTAAAAGATTTTATTGTTGTTTCGCATGGTCATAAAGATATTCATTATAATTTTAAAACAGCAGAATTAGTTGATTCATTTTTGAAAAAGGGAAAATTTGAAATTACTCTTTGA